In a single window of the Mustela nigripes isolate SB6536 chromosome 17, MUSNIG.SB6536, whole genome shotgun sequence genome:
- the ZNF568 gene encoding zinc finger protein 568 isoform X3: protein MIEYQRPVSFKDVVVGFTQEEWHRLNPAQRALYRDVMLETYSNLVSVGYEGTKPYVILKLEQEEAPWICEAACSGCHCQENICQVNVQRKRQDMILNQGTFISKKTLPKERSHENNKFGKIPPLSTNLSPLIQNPSNWDPCGKSANHNLDLIGFKRNYSKKQDECCGCGKLLQHTNHDRRPNGEKLWECSHCEKAFSHNPALMYKPAETNSLAYKRKRVPPAEKPHVCSECGKAFCYKSEFIRHQRSHTGEKPYGCTDCGKAFSHKSTLIKHQRIHTGVRPFECFFCGKAFTQKSHRREHQRTHTGERPFVCSECGKSFGEKSYLNVHRKIHTGERPYRCRECGKSFSQKSCLNKHWRTHTGEKPYGCSECGKAFYQKPNLSRHQKIHARKNAYRN from the exons ATGATTGAGTACCAG AGACCTGTGTCCTTTAAAGACGTGGTAGTGGGCTTCACTCAAGAGGAGTGGCACAGGCTGAATCCTGCTCAGAGGGCACTGTACCGGGATGTGATGCTGGAGACCTACAGCAACCTTGTCTCCGTGG GTTATGAAGGCACGAAACCATATGTGATCCTGAAGCTGGAGCAGGAAGAAGCGCCGTGGATTTGTGAGGCAGCATGCTCAGGCTGCCATTGTCAGG AAAACATTTGTCAAGTTAATGTCCAGAGGAAAAGACAAGACATGATTTTGAACCAAGGTACATTCATCAGCAAGAAAACATTGCCCAAGgaaagaagccatgaaaacaataAGTTTGGGAAAATACCACCTCTGAGCACTAATCTTTCTCCTTTAATTCAAAATCCCAGTAACTGGGATCCCTGTGGAAAGAGTGCAAACCATAATTTAGATTTGATTGGTTTTAAGAGAAACTATTCAAAAAAGCAAGATGAGTGCTGTGGTTGTGGGAAATTGTTACAACATACAAACCATGATAGAAGACCTAATGGAGAAAAACTCTGGGAATGCAGTCATTGTGAGAAAGCTTTCAGCCACAACCCAGCACTTATGTATAAACCAGCAGAAACCAATTCTCTTGCATACAAACGTAAGAGGGTTCCACCTGCAGAGAAACCCCATGTCTGTAGcgagtgtgggaaagccttctgCTACAAGTCTGAGTTCATTAGGCATCAGAGAAGTCACACTGGGGAGAAACCATATGGATGCACTGACTGTGGGAAAGCCTTTTCACATAAGTCAACCCTCATTAAACATCAGCGAATTCACACTGGGGTAAGACCCTTTGAATGTTTTTtctgtgggaaagccttcactCAGAAGTCACACCGCAGAGAACATCAAAGAACACATACTGGAGAGAGACCCTTTgtgtgcagtgaatgtgggaagtcATTTGGCGAGAAGTCATACCTCAATGTACATCGAAAAATACACACAGGAGAAAGACCATACCGTTGCAGAGAATGTGGGAAATCCTTCAGTCAAAAATCATGCCTCAATAAACACTGGAGAACTCATACAGGAGAAAAACCCTATGGATGCAGTGAATGTGGCAAAGCTTTTTATCAGAAGCCAAACCTCAGTAGACATCAGAAAATTCATGCCAGAAAGAATGCCTATAGGAATTAA